One genomic window of Solanum dulcamara chromosome 10, daSolDulc1.2, whole genome shotgun sequence includes the following:
- the LOC129870302 gene encoding UBP1-associated protein 2A-like, protein MAAKNEVKKRKLIKKAADSMATPSKINKNNKKQQQKTPKSSNSNPPTSDSGSGSGSGSGSGSDSDSDPLPVKLQKLLEPFSKDQLVSLAVDTALSHPSFYNLIQSTADKDITHRKIFVYGLTRDTTRQTLLSVFEQYGEIDECNVVIDHVTGKAKGYAFVVFKTRKSAAKALKEPQKTINNRLASCKLASMKETVASGTNEFGSRKIYVSNVPKDVNSEKLRSFFAKFGEIEVGPLGFDPSTGKSKGYALFVYKTVEEAKKCLEEPCKMFEGRQLYCKKAAEGKIGGGAASITTEIVQQPLLAMPSGQGVYGSVAAAQSMGMLGQNANVAMMNPFYGGVLANPYGGYVNPFVGVGGFGQQMGMAAGYGGLLDSLGGGVSGLGAYGGVGSSTGGSTGGMAPGLLQLYQNKQVGQPSSAKHPGSSGYSSHL, encoded by the exons ATGGCTGCTAAGAACGAAGTGAAAAAGCGAAAGCTCATCAAGAAGGCAGCAGATTCCATGGCTACACCTTCTAaaatcaacaagaacaacaagaaGCAACAGCAAAAAACACCCAAATCCAGTAATTCTAACCCACCCACTTCCGATTCTGGCTCCGGCTCCGGCTCCGGCTCCGGCTCCGGCTCCGATTCCGACTCCGACCCATTACCGGTTAAACTTCAGAAACTTCTCGAACCTTTCTCAAAGGATCAACTCGTTTCCTTAGCTGTGGATACTGCACTTTCTCATCCTTCTTTTTACAACCTTATACAGTCAACCGCCGACAAAGATATTACCCACCGGAAAATTTTCGTTTATGGGTTGACGCGTGATACCACGCGCCAAACCCTTCTCTCTGTATTTGAACAATACGGAGAGATTGACGAATGCAATGTTGTGATCGATCATGTTACCGGAAAGGCGAAAGGGTATGCTTTTGTTGTGTTTAAGACTCGGAAATCAGCTGCGAAAGCGCTGAAAGAACCTCAGAAGACGATTAACAATCGTTTGGCTTCATGTAAGTTGGCTTCAATGAAAGAGACTGTTGCTTCCGGGACTAATGAATTTGGTAGTCGGAAGATATATGTTAGTAATGTGCCAAAGGATGTGAATTCGGAGAAATTAAGGAGTTTTTTTGCGAAGTTTGGGGAAATTGAGGTTGGACCGCTGGGATTTGATCCATCGACTGGGAAATCGAAAGGGTATGCTTTGTTTGTGTATAAGACAGTAGAGGAAGCAAAGAAATGTTTGGAAGAGCCGTGTAAGATGTTTGAGGGGCGGCAATTGTATTGCAAGAAGGCGGCAGAGGGGAAAATTGGTGGTGGAGCGGCTAGTATTACTACAGAGATTGTACAGCAGCCGTTGCTGGCAATGCCATCAGGGCAAGGTGTGTATGGTTCAGTTGCAGCTGCTCAGAGTATGGGGATGTTGGGTCAGAACGCTAACGTGGCAATGATGAATCCGTTTTATGGTGGAGTACTTGCTAACCCATATGGAGGATATGTTAATCCATTTGTAGGAGTTGGTGGTTTCGGGCAGCAAATGGGGATGGCAGCTGGATATGGTGGTTTGTTAGATAGTTTAGGAGGGGGTGTTTCGGGTTTAGGGGCATATGGTGGTGTTGGTAGCAGTACGGGTGGTTCTACTGGGGGAATGGCGCCTGGCTTATTGCAGCTCTACCAAAATAAGCAGGTTGGGCAACCTTCATCTGCAAAGCATCCGGGGAGTAGTGGCTACTCGTCACACTTGTG A
- the LOC129870303 gene encoding uncharacterized protein LOC129870303, with amino-acid sequence MSKEIEMSVDHPEPEESSPLIPPSLITVPNNINDDDIIDLEAGPDEHIQCRICLESDGGDFIAPCKCKGTSKYVHRECLDHWRAVKEGFAFAHCTTCKAPYHLRVHVNDDRKWRTLKFRFFVTRDILSIFLAVQLVIASLGYLVYIIDTYKKSWLRLIWGFDSELSFYYICGALLFFALLGLSGCLITCFDQRVRNDLAQPCREVCLCCCHPGVCADCHLPGTLCIWTDCSTCFEGCASMTSECGGCLGGAGEAGLPFLFIMALVVLGLFTIIGIFYSVLVVTMVGQRIWQRHYHILAKRMLTKEYVVEDVDGEDTGNDWSPPPLPQEHVQQLKTLGLL; translated from the exons atgtcaaaagaaATTGAAATGAGTGTTGATCATCCTGAACCTGAAGAATCTTCCCCTCTGATCCCTCCTTCTTTGATTACTGTacctaataatattaatgatgatgatataatagACCTTGAAGCAGGTCCAGATGAACACATTCAATGCAGGATTTGCCTAGAATCTGAtg GTGGGGATTTTATAGCACCTTGCAAGTGCAAGGGAACCTCAAAGTATGTCCATCGCGAGTGCCTTGATCATTGGCGTGCTGTCAAG GAAGGATTTGCCTTTGCCCATTGCACTACTTGCAAAGCACCCTATCACTTGAGAGTTCATGTTAATGATGATAGAAAATGGCGTACTTTGAAGTTCCGATTTTTTGTAACCAGAGACATTTTATCCATATTTCTTGCGGTTCAGCTT GTTATAGCTTCATTGGGATACTTAGTTTACATCATTGATACATACAAGAAATCTTGGCTTCGTTTGATTTGGGGATTCGATAGTGAACTAAGCTTCTACTACATATGCG GGGCCCTATTGTTTTTCGCTTTGCTGGGCCTATCTGGTTGTTTGATAACTTGTTTCGACCAAAGAGTGCGCAATGATTTGGCTCAGCCCTGCCGCGAAGTGTGCCTTTGCTGCTGTCATCCCGG AGTCTGTGCCGACTGCCATTTGCCTGGTACACTCTGTATATGGACTGATTGTAGCACATGCTTTGAAGGTTGTGCTAGTATGACCAGTGAATGTGGAGGTTGCTTAGGAGGTGCCGGTGAAGCTGGGTtgccatttttatttataatggCTCTAGTCGTACTTGGACTGTTTACTATCATTGGTATATTTTACAGTGTTTTGGTTGTTACGATGGTCGGACAGAGAATCTGGCAGCGCCACTACCACATACTTGCAAAAAGAATGCTCACTAAG GAATACGTCGTGGAGGATGTTGATGGTGAGGATACTGGAAATGATTGGTCTCCTCCACCTCTCCCACAAGAGCATGTTCAACAACTGAAAACACTAGGACTTCTGTAA
- the LOC129870087 gene encoding pumilio homolog 1-like, with protein sequence MITDGYAKMMSEIGMRSMLGGSSDYNEELGLLLREQRRQQQEMGDRERELSIYRSGSAPPNVEGSLNAFGGLMIGTGGGGGGGGGSRGDNGNDFGGLSEEELRCDPAYISYYYSNVNLNPRLPPPLLSKEDWRFAQRLQGSGGGGNVGSGGNSPVLGGIGDRRKGNRGEVDKGRDVESLFSMPMGFGAINEENGSEARKEWGGDGLIGMHGLGLGSRQKSITEMIQDNMSQTTSRHSSRPASRAYDDIVDPSESQFAHLHQNMASLDALHSREKIQAMSTLQSGSSSGSQSYGSAMGTSLSRSTTFDPQLVARAPSPRIPSAGGGRIASLEDISSHMGEHTDLAAALSGMSLSGNNMGDERKHQKYQIHSEIEDHQNLFRLQNGQNPMKQHPYAKKSESVQFHKSAGSSAAYLIGSSMPTLNGGDSSPSQYPTVGSPNSTFSAYALGGYGMNPPSPSMFENQLGAGNLPSILGNIASPMGACGIDARVTGGGLSLGPNLMAAAAELQNLNRLGNQTLGGSLQMSQMDPLYLQYLRSPEYLAAQLAALNDPTVNRESLGTSYMDLIELQKAYLETLVASQKSQYGLPYLGNSGGINHGYYGNPALGLNMSYPGSPLAGAGLPNSPFGPGSPVRYGERNMRFHSGMRNLAGGVMGAWHSEAVSNFGETFSSSLLDEFKSNKSKCFELSEIEGHVVQFSADQYGSRFIQQKLETATTEEKNMVFQEIMPQALSLMTDVFGNYVIQKFLEHGSSPQIRELADQLSGHVLTLSLQMYGCRVIQKAIEMVDLDQQTKMVAELDGHVMRCVRDQNGNHVIQKCIECIPEDAIQFIVSTFYDQVVTLSTHPYGCRVIQRVLEHCHNPETQNIVMNEILQTVCMLAQDQYGNYVVQHVLEHGKPEERTSIISKLMGQIVQMSQQKFASNVVEKCLSFGTPEERQTLVNEMIGTTDENEPLQAMMKDQFANYVVQKVLETCDDQQLELILNRIKVHLSALKKYTYGKHIVARVEKLVAAGERRISFLASYSGAA encoded by the exons ATGATTACTGATGGTTATGCGAAGATGATGTCGGAAATTGGAATGCGATCAATGCTAGGAGGAAGTAGCGATTATAACGAAGAGTTAGGGTTGTTGCTTAGAGAACAAAGGAGGCAGCAACAAGAGATGGGTGATCGAGAGAGAGAGCTCAGTATTTACAGAAGTGGTTCAGCTCCGCCGAATGTTGAAGGATCGTTGAATGCTTTTGGTGGCTTGATGATAGGCACCGGTGGTGGTGGTGGCGGTGGAGGTGGAAGTAGAGGAGACAATGGTAATGATTTTGGTGGACTTTCAGAAGAGGAGTTAAGGTGTGATCCAGCATACATTTCGTATTACTACTCGAATGTGAATCTGAACCCAAGGCTTCCGCCACCTCTTTTGTCTAAAGAAGACTGGCGGTTTGCCCAGCGTCTACAGGGTAGCGGTGGAGGTGGTAATGTTGGTAGTGGTGGTAATTCACCAGTATTAGGGGGGATTGGTGATAGGAGGAAAGGAAATCGTGGTGAGGTTGATAAGGGAAGGGATGTTGAATCACTTTTTTCAATGCCGATGGGATTTGGTGCAATAAATGAAGAAAATGGAAGTGAGGCGCGGAAGGAGTGGGGTGGTGATGGTCTTATTGGAATGCATGGATTAGGTTTAGGAAGCCGGCAGAAGAGCATCACTGAGATGATTCAG GACAATATGAGCCAAACAACATCGAGGCATTCATCACGTCCTGCTTCCCGTGCATATGATGATATTGTTGATCCTTCTGAGTCTCAATTTGCTCATCTCCATCAAAATATGGCATCTTTGGACGCATTACATTCTCGAGAAAAGATTCAAGCTATGTCTACCCTCCAGAGTGGCAGTTCATCAGGTTCTCAGTCTTATGGTTCGGCCATGGGTACATCACTGTCACGAAGTACCACCTTTGATCCTCAGCTTGTGGCTAGAGCTCCTAGTCCTCGTATTCCTTCTGCTGGAGGAGGAAGGATAGCATCACTAGAGGATATTTCATCTCATATGGGCGAGCATACTGATTTGGCTGCTGCATTGTCTGGCATGAGTCTATCAGGGAACAATATGGGAGATGAACGGAAACATCAAAAGTATCAAATTCATAGTGAGATTGAAGATCATCAGAATCTCTTCCGATTGCAGAATGGTCAGAATCCTATGAAGCAACATCCATATGCAAAAAAGTCTGAATCTGTTCAGTTTCACAAGTCTGCAGGTTCCTCTGCTGCATACTTGATAGGGTCCTCTATGCCAACTCTCAACGGTGGAGATAGTTCTCCATCTCAATATCCAACTGTCGGTAGTCCTAATTCAACGTTTTCTGCTTATGCTTTAGGGGGTTATGGTATGAACCCTCCATCACCGTCCATGTTTGAAAACCAGCTTGGGGCTGGTAATTTGCCTTCCATACTGGGAAATATAGCTTCTCCGATGGGTGCATGTGGAATTGATGCTCGTGTAACAGGAGGCGGATTGAGTTTGGGTCCTAATTTAATGGCTGCAGCAGCTGAACTGCAGAACCTTAATAGACTTGGTAATCAGACCTTGGGAGGCTCTCTGCAAATGTCTCAGATGGATCCGTTGTACCTACAGTACTTGAGGTCACCTGAGTATCTTGCTGCTCAGCTAGCTGCTCTCAACGACCCAACAGTTAATAGGGAGTCTTTAGGGACTTCATACATGGACTTGATTGAGCTTCAGAAAGCTTATCTGGAGACGTTGGTTGCATCTCAAAAATCACAATATGGTCTTCCTTATCTTGGCAACTCTGGTGGAATAAATCATGGTTACTATGGGAACCCAGCACTTGGCCTTAATATGTCATATCCTGGAAGCCCTTTGGCAGGTGCAGGTCTTCCAAATTCCCCATTTGGACCTGGTAGTCCTGTAAGGTATGGGGAAAGGAACATGCGTTTTCATTCAGGGATGAGAAACTTAGCTGGTGGTGTCATGGGAGCTTGGCATTCCGAGGCCGTTTCTAACTTTGGTGAAACCTTTTCTTCCTCGTTACTAGATGAGTTTAAGAGCAATAAGAGTAAGTGTTTTGAGCTATCAGAGATTGAAGGCCATGTTGTTCAGTTCAG TGCGGATCAGTATGGGAGTCGGTTCATTCAACAAAAACTTGAGACTGCTACCACAGAAGAGAAGAACATGGTCTTCCAAGAAATTATGCCGCAAGCCCTTTCTTTGATGACTGATGTGTTTGGTAATTATGTGATCCAGAAG TTTTTGGAGCATGGAAGTTCACCCCAGATAAGAGAACTGGCTGACCAGCTCAGTGGGCATGTACTCACCCTTAGCCTTCAGATGTATGGTTGCCGAGTAATCCAGAAG GCCATAGAGATGGTTGATCTGGATCAGCAGACTAAAATGGTCGCTGAGCTTGATGGTCATGTTATGCGCTGTGTTAGAGATCAGAATGGGAATCATGTAATCCAGAAGTGCATCGAATGCATTCCAGAGGATGCTATCCAGTTCATTGTTTCCACATTTTATGATCAAGTTGTGACATTGTCCACCCATCCATATGGATGTCGGGTCATACAG AGAGTCCTGGAACATTGCCATAATCCTGAAACCCAGAACATTGTGATGAATGAGATTTTGCAAACAGTTTGCATGTTGGCGCAAGATCAATATGGGAATTATGTTGTTCAG CATGTACTGGAACACGGAAAGCCTGAGGAGCGTACTTCTATAATTAGTAAGCTGATGGGACAGATAGTTCAGATGAGCCAGCAGAAATTTGCCTCTAATGTTGTGGAGAAGTGCTTAAGCTTTGGAACTCCCGAAGAACGTCAGACCTTGGTAAATGAGATGATTGGCACCACTGATGAAAATGAACCTCTTCAG GCGATGATGAAAGATCAGTTTGCAAACTATGTTGTACAGAAAGTGCTGGAGACTTGTGATGACCAGCAACTTGAACTCATTCTCAACCGTATCAAGGTTCATCTTAGTGCTTTGAAGAAATATACTTACGGAAAGCATATAGTCGCGCGTGTAGAGAAACTGGTTGCTGCTGGAG AGAGGAGGATCAGCTTCCTGGCTTCATATTCTGGTGCTGCTTAG